TAATCTTTcgagattgaacattagcctggggagtctgtgctgtatttatagtccttcaaccagtcagaccaacgatccgggtgcgcctgatggataagccagtttgtggttggttccagcaaacatggaaaggaagcaggagagatgtgcaggtttccagccaaAGCTGCAGGGCAGTTGCCCACGGATCGATTTTGGGGCAGTCATGGAATTACAGGgaattttgttgtagcagtttaaaCTTCACTTGCCAAAATATTTCCACACAAAATAGGTGTACTAGTAGCTTTACTGCTTGCTTGAGTATAGcccaactttgtttattcaatgTCCTACTCATCTTCCTGCTCACCCTGGACAGTAGACGGCTAGTCCGGTTGTCTAGTTGAAGTGTCAATGTGCAACTTCAATGCCTACAATACATAATGACTGCCCTAATACAAAAatcggtactttggggttaactgtaaccattttctgaggctgttgaaaacgcaccaaatcacacaatgtggtcgttttgggtgtcgtgggttgtaataaaggttgtcgacgatcaaactgactacttttttcattcgttttaagagtttaaaagaagaatttctagttgtcttgccaatcgcgctcatagtagcctatccgctgacgtcgggtcccgtagcaacacagtaggctacagtagcctatgaggctgctgagcctgtcttgttggcggtggcctgttggagggattgtaagaaaagttgtaattgtcaaatcgactcgttcttttttatttcttcatctgaagaggaggagaagaaggattggcagcgattgcggccggggcaaaagtatagtgtggagaaaccaggtccgcagaggtacggctcgccagcacctgggctaccttgttgagtttattatgtggtgtcaaaaccgcaaggatgtttttcccccacagtattttggcagcagctgccgccaaattcgccaaattctaccctcctgcttgaatcagaccgtcatccgcacacaaggatgtttttgacagtaggctagcctatgttggcagcaattgctaaattctatcctcctgctgcttacccaagctagaagaaaaccaaaaactctcctcttaaactcttcaaattaattttaaaagtagtcaatttgattgttgacgacctttattacacgctacgacacccaaaacgaccaaattgtgtgatttgatgcacgttttaaacggcctcaaaaatggttacagttaaccccaaagtacccaaAAATCCTTCCGCTCGCAGATAGTGATAACATTCTCTGTGATAACACAGCAACATGACAGACTTTCAAATCTTTGCTGTAGTTGGGAAACCAATCAAAGCATTACTAAAAGTCACATGACCAAACAATATGTCTGCGCGCTGGTCGCCCCGTGTTGATTCAACTTTGTAGAGCTAGCCCGGGTAAGTCTTCACTTATGGTGCAGAAAACAGTTGTTGTTTTGAACTACTGCAATAAACTAGGCCTTTGATTTCATATGTCCTATTTCTTTCTTCAGGAAAAGTGTTTCACGTCTAGTTGCTTTGGTCACGAAACTTGcctagtagcctagtccttgCGACTGACTGTTCTGATACTGTTTTAGAAATGGCATCAAAGACTGCTCTGATTTATGATGAGGAGATGACCCGCTACAAACTCCTCTGGGTTGAGTAAGTTTCATATGAATAGCGTAATAACCCGTTCTATTTGTCCATTTGCAATTTTACCAAACTGAattcctcttcttccttctttctctcttggaATTCGATGTGCAGCCCTGCTTGTAAAATTGAAGTACCTGAACGTCTTACTGCCAGTTATGGAGCTCTGCTTGCCAAAGGCCTATCAGAGCGCTGTGTCTCCATCCCTGTTCGTCAAGCAACTGATGAGGAGATCTTACTGGTACACAGGCAAGTGTTGCCTTAGGGCTTGTTTGTCATCACCAACATTAACACAAGAGTCACATCTATCTTAATGATTCCATCTGTTTCAACAGCGAGGAGTATCTTGAAGCTGTCAAACAGACTCCCCACATGACGCTGGAGGATCTAATGACTTTCACCCAGCAGTATGGAGATGTTTATTTCCATCCGGTGAGATGCATCTGCCAGATATATTACAGAATGTCTTCTTAGCCTTCAGAGAGGCTAATTACTTACAAACTCTCTGTTTCTGTTGGTGACAGAACATCTTCCACTGTGCCAAACTGGCGATAGGGGCCACCCTGCAGTTAGTGGACAGTGTGATGACGGAAAAAGTGAGGAATGGAATTGCATTAGTCAGGTGAGTCCATGAAAAGAGGGCCAGGAGCAAAATAATCTAACATGTTGTTCACGTAtgcattattgttattattattattacactgattcttgagaatttgcctaaaacatgtctcactaagaaaagtgctgattctgttggaaattaataccatttccatgaacaaaaagattcaaggttataatcagggggtcctttgcacaaatgtgaggttctttaaaggtttattttatttttgtattaatttaatgattatatgctggcccataccctacaaaatcagttgtcctcgaataggagataatcattttgacttgattaaaaacactaaaatcaatcatttaatttaatgatatctttaccacatgaaagagtacattgtattatgtattagaaACTCCAAACTGtacgttttgagcaatatttactattatttcgtggctgctcaaaatgtgtcccacattttcgtcaccaccgtcagatatttatataaggcaataaaatcaggcaactacaaggtcaactacattcttgaggacctcattttcaaaccttcagccgtactgcatgctttaagatcactcaagctcccattagtttgctattttctcttaaagttgttcatatttttggacactgctactgtcacaaccataacatgtcaacaccgtctcttttgtatacaaaatattagattagattataaaataaatgtatactttttaagaagaggttggaagtagccagcaataggatgcaaacagggtggataatgtgaacaattcaggcatatcatgtgaaagagtagatttttgtcaccaccgtcagatgtcaccctccgtcaggttttctgcttaacggtggtgaaaaaagcctccaaatggtcctcaacggaggctttttggaccaaatagttaaataaagttgtcaagcaagacttgagtggtattcattttggaattttatgttgtaatgaaaccactgtcaacaccgtcagattagtgtcacaccgtcagattcatttttcatttgttttaaataaatatgcttacaatatgtttcttcagtggtgtagttattaaagtaatagtctgttttaattcaaaaatatggttgttggatttaaaaagcatactttttctatttaggcctaaaaaaacGTTGTATATGTACTGGAAAaaatgcctattttatgaaaaaaatacaaaaaggggaggttgcaccggtacattgctgaacagctaagaccttggtctataatgacataccttcagattttgtaatttaactaactttttttttttcaaaattaaaacctgttttaggcaaattctcaagaatcagtttattctctctttttatgtgtgtttttcttcagACCCCCTGGTCATCACAGCCAAAGAAGTGCTGCCAACGGTTTCTGTGTTTTCAACAACGTCGCCATTGCTGCTCACTACGCTAAGAAACACTATGGTGTTAAAAGGTTGGTATGCAGTGTGTAGGGCAAATTTGTTTGCATACACTTGGCTATATTGACTAAATGGAATGCTTTGTATTGTTCTCTTTTCAAGGGTTCTGATTGTTGACTGGGACGTGCATCATGGGCAAGGTGTTCAGTACTGTTTCGAGGAGGACCCAAGGTCTGATGTACTTAGATTGCACACCATATTGGAATCCATTCAAAACTAAACCGATCAAGGAGGACTAAACTTATCCGGCCCTCTACTAGTCTACCCATGAATGCTTTTACCTATTTTTCAGTGTACTCTACTTCTCTTGGCACCGCTTTGAGCACCAAAGCTTTTGGCCCAACCTTCCAGAATCAGATTATGACAACGTGGGAAAGGGAAAAGGAGCAGGATTTAATATCAATGTACCATGGAATAAGGCAAGGTTCTTAGCAACATACCGAAGCATCCCTAATCCATCCCACATATAGCGTGATCACTGATTATTTTTTTCAGGAAGGTTTTGAGGACTTTTCATCTGACTGATTTATGTGGCGTTGTTGGTACTTGCCCTGAAATTTCCTATCCATTGTGTAGGTGGGAATGAACAATAGTGACTACCTCTCTGTCTTCTTCCATGTGCTACTGCCAGTTGCTTATGAGGTAGGCCGCAGATCTTTGCTTAAGCACTCACAGCAGTTGAGTGATTGAACTGTAAAGCAATGTCACTTACCAGTAATCCCTATGTTGAATATGTCATTATACTACATGCATATTTTTCATaatattttatgtttttcatctatctatctccttcCTAGTTCAACCCTGAGCTAGTTCTGGTGTCAGCAGGGTTTGATTCCGCCATAGGAGACCCAGAGGTTAGAAGCGTGATTTTCCATATGGTTACTTACAGTACTTGTTGGTATTTGATCCTGTGACAAACAAACCTTGGCTCTGATTTTCAGGGTCACATGTGTGCCACTCCAGAGATCTTTGCTCACCTCACTCACCTACTGATGCCCCTGGCAGGGGGCAAGTTGTGCGCGGTTCTTGAGGTGAGCTCACACTGGGGCAGCTTCAGAGGGGTTTTTTCATGATGCCCATACAGTGTATCAGGTCGTTCACAGGTcgctctgtgtttttgtttgtaggGTGGATATCACTTGACCTCGCTTGCCCAGTCAGTGTGCCAAACCGTGCAGAGCCTCCTAGGGGATCCTGCTCCTCTGCTGACCAATGTGAGCTCCCCATGTGAGAGGTGGGTCAAGTGCAAAACATGTTCAAATAGTCACAGGAGTGTTGCCTGGTTCTAGAATATTCTTTCAGTATTCATCAGTATTCATTTCTGATGTACTTTCCCCTTTCCCCTAAGTGCACTGGAGTCCCTTCAGAATGTGAGGTCTGCACATCAACAGTATTGGACTTGCTTTAAACACTCTGGTATGCTGTCTCAAGCCTAAATCTCTTTCTGTTCCAAGTTAACTGTGTGTTATCTACAAAGATACACTGGGCAGGAACAATATAGATACAGGAATATCCTCCCTTTGTTCCCTGTGCTGCAGCTGCGGCCCCAGTCCCAGAGCCCAGCACCAAACGCCTCAGGACAgatgtgggtggtggtggtgaggaagTCCAGGCGGAGCAGGTGACTGGACAACAGGCAGAGgagcagacagaggaggaagTGGTCTGGCCTGAGCCTCTACCTAGGACAGCCCCTTCAGTCTGCACAGCTGCTGCGCTCCCTCCTGGTGGGGAGGACTCCCTGCCACAGGGCTGTCGGTGCTTGGTGGATGCATCCCACTCTTCAATCGGAACAGTGCAGAAACTTAGGTGAGTAATTATGTTGATGCTCTGAATGTGCTGCAATAAGGCATGAGAGTGTTTTTTCAAAGTATCAAAAAACAAGAGAATGCGCACACATCTCAGTTGTACAGGTGCTGGACCAAAAAGAAGTGAAAAGAAATGATAATGGTCTGCACACTAATGGAAGCTCCCAAACGTTTATTTAGCACAACGTTGGTCCGAAACGTTGTGCTAAATAAACGTTTGGGAGCTTCtatcagtgtgcggacctttatcatttcttttgtttttttcatagtgccagtgtgatatttgcaTTATTTCCAGAGATGAGCTCAATGAAGGAGATGTGAAGGATGAGAGGGTGGTGGGAAGCCTCCGGCAGGTGATCTCACTTTTGGACCAAGTGGATAAGAAAGAGGTGAGTTGTTCGATATGAGCTGTTCAATTTTTCCACTGTAAGTCAACAGTCATAGCATCGCAAAGAGTGAACAAATGAGACGCCAAAAAGGTTTTAGTTTAGCTGTATGTTATCACAGGCCCACATCTTTCACATTTTATAAACATGTAAATATTTTATTAGGTATTTTATCAGACATGTTGTTTAGTTAAGCTAATGTACATATGTTTTATGTACAGTGCCACATAATGTGGTAGACCTGCAACAGATGGTTTCCACTCTCTTGAACTTCCAGAACTTTATGTGTATCTAACATTCCCTGAAATGCATTTGTTTGGTCATATGAAGCAgtaaactacagtatatgcattttCTGAGACAATATGCCACATTGCTAAGCCAATGAAAGTCTGTTCTACTTATTGCTttttacttacagtatgttttggTGTATTTTATATTAGCATAACTTACTAATGTTTGGAAGCATTTTATATGTATCTGACTTGATTGTCGAACCTAAAGCTGCTGGTGACTTTCTTTTAGATCCGCAATGGTTTGGCACTGGTGCCAGATATATCTCTGGCTGTGAAATTTGCTGTTCAGCATGCACTAACCTCCACTGACCGGTATGCTCCAGTTTAATTTGCATCACTTGAGTCTTTGTTGTCCAGGTATGCTGTTTTCGTGCTGTGACGGTGTGATGGTGTGCATAATGTGTAGGAATGCAGTATTGCTCTTTTATTAGCACCATATGAAACAAGATGGAATGACCACTTGACTGCTTACACATGACTGCAATGATGCTTTTCTCGTCTTGGCCTATGCTCAGGGTTCTGGTAGTATTGGTTGGTGATGATGAGTTGCCGGTGGACTCAGACGATGGGTGAGTTTTACAACAAAGCATGGGTCATATATTTCAGTGGTGGTAAAAATGCTGTGATCAAATACATGCAGTTAGTTTTCTGCTGAATTAAATACTTCAAAACAGAATTTAATGTTAGATACTGTAGTGCAATAATTGTATCCATTaaaggtgtgttcattgtgtagTTGTTTCGTTTCAAAACTATAGGAGAGTCCTCTTGGTACAGATTTGCAGTAAAGAGCCTAAACTCCAAAAATCCCAGTACCATGTTTCAGTGTGCTTGAAGCAAGTAAGTAACTGTTTAAGTAACTGTTTCAAGTTGTCACACAGTTTCTTGGAAAGACAATTGACTGCTCCTTCTGTTGTGGCTTCTTTGGTcttaataatgttttttttatatatagagATGTTTTCTGGCAGACCATACTAAATTTCATGACTTCCCTGATATAGTTATTAGAGAATGATCGACACTCTAAGAAAAGTCTAAACGGAAAACAAAGCAATTCTATTTCAGAAATTCAAAGTTAATAcacaatgttcaaaaaacttAACCTAATGTTTAGCTGGAGTTGGCAGTATATCACTTAATATTCAGCTTTTTAAGCCATGGTACATTACAGACATAGTATGATCAATTCTCGTTTTATAGAAATTATCTTAAAAGTAAGTTGTGATGCACGATAGATACAAAATACTATATATATCAACCTGGACAATACAAGCATTCACACCAGATTAGGGAATGCAGAGATGTGAAACCTTGTGTCCTTTGCCTCAGCTGATGAAGAAATACAACTGTCCCCGATGGCTGTGTGCTTGATAAAGCCTTTATAATGTTGCTCTTCAGGGTCCCAGTGATGTTGCCGGGTTGCTGCACTCTGTACTGGGCCTACTGCTGCCCATGGCATACCAGCACAACCCCGGGATGGTCCTGCAGGTCCTGGCACAGGACAGCAGGGTGAAGGAGGCAGCGTGGGCACAGCTTACTAGCCTGCTACAGGGTCTTGCACTAGGGCACACACTGGCCctgctacaggtgtgtgtgtgtgtgtgtgtgtgtgtgtgtgtgtgtgtgtgtgtgtgtgtgtgtgtgtgtgtgtgtgtgtgtgtgtgtgtgtgtgtgtgtgtgtgtgtgtgtgtgtgtgtgtgtgtgtgtgtgtgtgtgtgtgtgtgtgtgtgtgtgtgtctgtgtctgtgtctgtgtctgtgtctgtgtctgtgtctgtgtctgtgtctgtctgtgtttgtgtttgtgtgtttgtgtgtctgacacCAACATTAAAACTCCATTACTTTTAACTGAGTAAAACCCACTGATGACATCTTACTCACATCCATACCAAAGATTGCGCCACGCCAATAGCGTCAAATGCATAGACGTGACTGTCTTCGCCAGTGGACGTTGGCCTTTATGCATGGCAGGATGTGTTGAGTTTTCGAATCCCTAAATCTGAGTGCCCATATTGTCTGATGCTCTTTAGGAATCGCATCAGGCCCTAGTGAGGGCCACTGCGGCCTCTCTGATGGGGGACCCAGTCCCTGCCCTAGGGCCCCAGGGGGCTCTCTCCCCGGACGCTGTGCAGgccatagagggagagaggaggagactggAGATGAAGTGGGGAATGCTGCACACCTCGGGTAtaaccactcactcactttcctcatgattcattcacattttgtttggaaaaaaaatgtaatttccagttgtgtgtgtctgtactcttCAACAGTTGCCGGCAAGAAATCTCTGGAGCAAAACCAATGAAGCCATCACAGtattattttgatacatttcaATACTGACAACCATCTCTTTTTTatgattttgttgttttttacaTTAAAGAGATATTCATACCAACTGCTGTTTCTGCATTGTCTCCCTGGTAATGTTGATTGGATGTTTTTGACTGTGactattaccacacacacaaaagaatgaTTTGCAAAAACACCTCCCATTTGTCACTTGTAACGATTGTGAAACACTTCCTCTGGTCTTGCATTAAACAGAAACATTTTGGACATGAGACATTTTATGGTCAGGTCACTGTGAAGACTGGAAATATTGGTAAGAAGATTTTGTTTATTCAGATATTATGCAGAGTTACACTCTTAGGTTACTTTGTCACTTATGATTAGACAACAGTGCATACGACTTTAACGCTAATATTCTGCCCTGAATGATAATTAAATGATGTAAAATCTATAGTTGTTTGTTATGATCTTGAATGTTATGAAATTGTGCCATATCAGTCTTTAGGGCACATTGCGTTTATCTGACGCAGACATCCCACCATAGACTGGCGCTGTGGGGTAGGTACCAGCTACCTCCTCTTAGTGATTCACAGCCCATTGATTCTAATTTGGTCCTCTCCCTTTGGTCCATTGTTGTCCAtcggtgtgtttggagtgtccGCTGTCCGCCCCGTCCTCTTTTCCTGCCCCGGTGCTCCAGGTGTTACAACAAAACAACGGAATCCCTTGCTTTGCGTATTTGCCTATCTAACCAGCATTTGGCCCCGAATCGCCGCCACAGAATGTCCACAACTCCGACCAGATCCGCGATGCAGTCTGCCAAGATGAAAAAGGACGAATCATTCCTTGGGAAGCTGGGAGGCACGTTGGCCAGAAAGAAAAAGTCAAAAGAAGGTAATATCTATTGCCTATTTTTTTCAGCGGTCATGGAAGCCATGTGACATATTCAAGTTATGTTGTTTTTTCGGGCTTCTCTCATGAACAATAGCCTAGATTACGTAGCCTACCGCAGGagtctacagtagcctaaatcagATTACAGACTACAATACGAATTAATTTGGTTTTGAAGACAATGACTCAGTCGAGCCAAATGTTGGTGCAAGAGACATTGTCGGCACAAGCTGCACTTCAATTTGCGTCTGTGATGTCTAGCCAGCTGgtaggctatttgtgtgtgaaagcaagACGACTGTCAGATTATTTTTTagcattttattttctctttataaaCTTTACCTAAGGATATACATGCTAGCCTCCTTTACGACTTAAAAGCAGCCACATTTTCGTCTGTCAGCTGTCAGTGAAAGCAAAAAGTGCGGATTAAAGAAAGCAGACATACATTCCACATGCTATAATAAACagaaatagcctatgtgttacccATGCCAGGAATTCAAGGTTATTTAGATCATGTGTAGGCCTGCTGCTCCTGGTTGAGTTCAATTTTCAAACTTGACAAAAGTTGTTGTGAACTAACGCACTCTGACGCTGGATCCTTTATCGAGCAAGGCTACTTCATTCATTCCAGCCATTTATTTACGCAACTATTTTAAAATCTCAGACATCCCCCTTCCCTTCAATGACTATGTGAAcagctgcaagtgtgtgtgtgtgtgtgtgtgtgtgtgtgtgtgtgtgtgtgtgtgttccttcactcgttttcgtttgtttgttattttccaTATAAGGGGTTCTGGAGGAGGGGTCAGGAGGTTAAATGGAAGTGCTAATTGTTGAGGAATCCCAGTAAATTCTTATTGTCAGCTCTTAAGACGTCTTCTTCCTCTCTGAAGGTCAGCTAGATTTTATTTGAGAGGTGCCAGTCAGTAGCCTGGCGATGAGAGATAGACCTAGTACTCTTGCAGTCAATAATGAGGTATAGGCCTATAAGACAAATGATACATGTTTCCTTATCCAGTCAAAAAAACGAGCaacaaaaagaataaaatgtaactTAATTGTACTATTTTTGTTTACTAAACCAAGGACAAGGTATCTAACTACTGACATGCAGCTAAAGCTGAAATTAGTTTTACACATTTTACTGACTGATAATCTAAGGGAAGTAGCGGGTAGCAGAGTAGCGTTGCACAGTGTCCAAGAGTGATAAGCACTCTATTCAAATGCAAGTCATTGTTTTTGGTCAAGCACTCCTAGAAGCATCCTGATAGCAGCTTCCAGTAAGCCTAGTGTCTCTGAGTTTTTCCACAGTTTTCTATACACAGACTCTCAAAAGTAAGTTGTTCAAATGTATTTGTTGAAAGTATAGTGTTAAAATAGCTGTAGGAACTGTTTAAGTTATTATAttaataggctatataattatGGATATAATTTGATATATTTCAAATTATCACTCAACTCTGAACTTGTGTCATAACATGCTATTATACATTTATCACAATGCACATTATGGTCTATTACAAATTcatgtattttattattattgttgtacAATGAATGTTTGcatatttttgttttggtctgcTACACAAAATGGAGCATCTGATTTCTTGGTGGTGATGTGATCTGTATCATCTGTGATGAACACCCACCCTGCCAA
This sequence is a window from Sardina pilchardus chromosome 10, fSarPil1.1, whole genome shotgun sequence. Protein-coding genes within it:
- the hdac10 gene encoding polyamine deacetylase HDAC10; the protein is CFNSEEYLEAVKQTPHMTLEDLMTFTQQYGDVYFHPNIFHCAKLAIGATLQLVDSVMTEKVRNGIALVRPPGHHSQRSAANGFCVFNNVAIAAHYAKKHYGVKRVLIVDWDVHHGQGVQYCFEEDPSVLYFSWHRFEHQSFWPNLPESDYDNVGKGKGAGFNINVPWNKVGMNNSDYLSVFFHVLLPVAYEFNPELVLVSAGFDSAIGDPEGHMCATPEIFAHLTHLLMPLAGGKLCAVLEGGYHLTSLAQSVCQTVQSLLGDPAPLLTNVSSPCESALESLQNVRSAHQQYWTCFKHSAAAPVPEPSTKRLRTDVGGGGEEVQAEQVTGQQAEEQTEEEVVWPEPLPRTAPSVCTAAALPPGGEDSLPQGCRCLVDASHSSIGTVQKLRDELNEGDVKDERVVGSLRQVISLLDQVDKKEIRNGLALVPDISLAVKFAVQHALTSTDRVLVVLVGDDELPVDSDDGRVLLVQICSKEPKLQKSQYHVSVCLKQGPSDVAGLLHSVLGLLLPMAYQHNPGMVLQVLAQDSRVKEAAWAQLTSLLQGLALGHTLALLQESHQALVRATAASLMGDPVPALGPQGALSPDAVQAIEGERRRLEMKWGMLHTSVAGKKSLEQNQ